Part of the Spinacia oleracea cultivar Varoflay chromosome 5, BTI_SOV_V1, whole genome shotgun sequence genome, TCCTTAACTCATGCTTTAACTCTCAGATTGAGATCCAAAGTTCTTCCTTTAATTTCTGTCAAATATTTGAACTCATGTGTTTTATTAATCAATATGATTGACTGCTTGTAATATTCCCTTTGTCCACTCAAAATCAGCCTTGAGTCACCGGAAGAATACCTGAACAGAAAAGAACCAAGAACCCCGAAAACGGAAGGGCATCTTGAAGATAATCAACACTGTGACAGCACCAAGGGTTCATGTCAGGAGCCTACAACTAATGCTGCTTTTGCATCCTCGAACAGCAAGAAATCTAAGTATTCCTATGATGGTTTTGAAGATATATGTGAACATTTTTATCCGAGCGAGTTGATTCAGGATGTTTTCCCAGAAGGGCTTCTTCTTGCTCAAAGTATTTACTGTGCAAAAACTGCATTGGCATTCTACAATAATGAGCATGGTACAAAATATAAGCTTGTTGAACCCCTGTCTAGCGGTCGGCTCATGGAATGTGGAATGAGGTTTCACTGCAACTTCACTGCTGCCAAGTTTAAAAGGGATGGTTCTCGTACTGGTCAACCAAAGCTCTTCTTCGCAAACTTTGAGTCATTCAATAAGAAAATCCGTAATATCTGGTGCTACATCATTGACCGTAAGCTGATTGATTTCCTCTTACTGTTGTCAAGGTGCTTTTGTTTGCCTGCTTTCTGTTCACAAGAGTGATTTTTCATGTGAAATACTGTCCCCACGAGAACATAAGTTGCTTAGACAGTTATACTACATTAGGATGTTCAGAATTAGTTGTCACATATTCTACATTAGTAACGGCCGGTGCTTGAACTTTTTAATATGGCTTTACTTGAATCAAGTGATGTGGAGATGGAACTCGGTCTAATGATACAAGATTATTTTTGAGATATAATCTCATAATTGTGGGAGATTGAACTAATATTGGAAGGAGGTAATAGAATCCAAGTTTTAAGTCttgtttttggtttgttgtttGATGGTGTTTCAGCTGCTAAAGCATTTTTCATGTGCTGTGAGGATTGCCCCCCAGATCTTGCCACAGTGAGCAGGGATCTCTTAGTATGTACCCTCTGTTATTGAAGTATAGAAGGCCAAAGGCATTTGACGCTAGAAAAAACGGATTCTATGCAGAAATGGCTTTGGGTATTTTTAACAAGAAACATGGCACAAAGTATAAGCTGGTAAAACCTTTGAAAAGCAATATTGTTCCGATCAGTTTCGGTGTTTACAAGTTCCACTGCAACTTCAAGGCCAAGCTCGAGGACCCCACAGGCAGTTCTGTTGATGCTTCTCCGAAGCTTTTTTTTGGCGCTATTGTGAAGTCTATTCTCTTCAGTGAGGGGGAGGGGGACTGTTACATTTTGGATGGTAAGTTCTCTTTCTGGCCGTCTTGCTATTGTGATTAGCTGTTcgtgtattattattattgtttcatatgtttgttttaaatttgAATTGATGCTTGTTTCAGCTACGGAAGGTTTGGATGATCACTGCTCAATTTGCCGACAGGGTATCCTTCATCCTGCCGATTATACAACTCCGGCTCCGGCCACTCCTCGTGGTTGTGTGTGATAAAATGTGGAGAACTTGTTTCCTCTTGTGCTTATGTTGGCTCTGCTTGTTTTTATAGTCTTATGTGTTTTAGTGTGAATGACTGGCCTGAAAGTTGAAACCGTGATCAGGAATATGGGTTTGTTTGGCCAATTTCTGAAAAATAACTTCCATTTCTTAATAGAGTTAGAATTAGAATCCGGAATTATGAAGTGTTTGGCAATGAACTTAAGAAGTACTTCTATGAAGTAGAAACAGCTGTACATTAAGGCCGGATCGGGATTTATACAAAATACATGTCCAAACTCATAaatttggcatatgcttttctGGCCAAATGTTTTCTTGGGATTTTCGGTTTGGGCTATAGTTGATCTGGTTATGGATTTGTATTATACGCCACTGATCCTGTACTTTCGGTGGACTTGGAATGAGATCTTCTAGCTTTGTCCAAGGTTGTCAGGATCGGGATCCTACTTTGGATCGATGAAGGGGGGTAGGATCGAATCGGTAGAATcggatcgtaggatcgtaagatcctactacatagtaaaaataatggttatattattaaaatgaaatgtACAATCATGTATTCATGTAATCTTAAGACATAAATATCAGTTTTTGCTCACATAAGATTAATACTTGTGTAGATACAAGAGCAATTAATAAGATATGTGCAAGGTTGTTGAAATTATATGAATTTCTCTACTTTTAAGTGAATAAGATACTTTTTTATAACCAATTTATTGATATAAAAGTATGATATTACTAATGATATGTGATTATGAActatttagtaataaaaaaaattgttaaagaagtatcttgaaatattgtatCTTAGATCGTATCGTTGGATCGGATCGTAGAATCGTAGGATCGTATTAAGATCCCACCACTCAAATTTCTTATCGaggtaggatcgtaagatcctacacACATTAAGATCCTACCTAAGATCCGGATCGGTGGCGTGTTTTTAAATCGTAGAatcgtaggatcgtaagatccgaATCGGGAGTTTAACAACCATGGCTTTGTCAATCTCTTTTTGAGTATTTTTCCTtcgtataaaataataaaatatcccTATTAAGGATCAGATAATGGATATATAATGGGGTTTTGTTTCTGAATTTGTGGGTTtgaactgatttttttttttaaaaaaaaagaaaagaaaataggtATTTGTATTACAAATTGCTAAACAATAGCAAACCTCTACGAGCCGCGAGTTTTCAAGCCTAGCCGAATGGAGCTTGAAGATTACAGGCTCATGAGGTTTCAAGTCGAGCTTGTGCTTGGGTTTTTGATTTCGAGTCTAGTTTAGCCAAATTCGAATTCAACTTGCATCATTAGTACAATATCatcaatccgtggactatggaccgtggtgcacatagagcatggtgcaccaaaagaacatatgtgcataagGAAAATAACATGAACATGCGATAtgatatttcacttttttgttataaaaataatatagtattttactatttaataaaaacctaaataaaaaaaacattcatgttcttttctcgtaaccaaatgttctttcaattatatactagtgttcttaaggtgcaccatgctctatgtgcaccatggtccaccttctaaattgcgcaaTACCATCCCTAGTACAATTTTTGTTATAGCACCCCCTAGTACAATTTTTGTTTAGTATGACAAACTTTATAGAAGTATGAATAAGTTTACCTCAGAAATTTTACGAATATGTGATGCTTAATAAGTGGAGTTTTTTATATTCCATATTTATCTTAGTTTAGAATTGTTAATAACTAGTTTGAAGCCTATGCGATGCACGAAGTAGTGTTAATATATTGAATAAAAACTGTTTGTTGGTCAATTACAATAAATGTCAATAACCGGTTAATTACTATCAACGACCCTCACCGTCCATCGCTCATCCGTCTTCACTAATCATCGAACTTAATTGTGGTTTGGGCGAACTTCATTCAGGTTCGATAGAACCTCATATTTGCAGGAACTTTTCCAAAATTCGGGTTCGGACGAACTCAATTTAGGTTCGGCCAAACATAAATACTCTGCTTTTTGCTTTGTTTCTTAGCTTTGGTTTTAAAGCTGGTATTGGTCTTGTTGTTGTGTGATGTTGCGTAGCTGTTGTAGTTGTTGTTGATGGCGATGGTGGTTGGGCGACGGTGTTGCTGTTGTCTGGATGAGGAAATGGAGGGAGGAGGCGCTGACAGTGGAGGATAGGGTACGGTGTTAGTGGTGGGGAAGGAGTTGCGGGGATGAATGGGCTGATTGTGCGAATTGGTGTTGTTGAAGGATAGCTCGGGCTGAATGGGATGAGGTGGTGCAGCGACGAAGGAGATGGAGATGGTTGCTTTGATGGGCTATGATGGTGTGGTGATGGATAGGAGAAGAGTGGTGTGGTTTAAGATGACTTCTCGACCATATTGTACCATTTCTTAGGCCCTTGAAATACGTGCCCAAATCCGAGCACGTGCACGGTGCACCTACACACAATAAAAATAGAAACTAGGAGAAcaagaaatagaaaaataaaataaataatagtaataataaataaataaataaaaatagaaaagagaAAATTAATAGCAAAAACTAAAATAATCAAACTATAAATTTAtctaaataaattaagaaaataagacTGAACCACTAATAAGAATTGATAATTACACTGAACTAAGCTATAAATActcaaaataagaaattaagggAAATAAAGACTAAAATACTAAAATTAGAATAAAACGACTCAAATAATGCCAATATTACTACCCTATGAGTGTCATTTATGTCACTCATCATACACCCAAGTGCATGTGATATGTTCTATTGTGACATAACTCTCATGTTAATTCAATCAAGAAGGCCCAAGGAGAATAAATTAATTAGAGTCAAGTGTTTTTTGATCAAAATTCTTTAAATGATATTTTttatagaaatgtttaattgtttagttgttgtttgttttatttcatTGAGTCGTGAGTTGacctttaaataaaatattaataatataagTGAAAAAAGATAAGATTCAAAACTATTGGAACATATGCACCTCGAGTATGAACATATGAGGGGAGTGTGTGGGGAAGGAAATATGTACTtgttccaagtatgcatttactGTACTTAATACGAAGttttaataaatgcggttcagattaattaacaagttaattattcactGAGATCAAATGATCGGAATGCCTAGCTGGAGGTCGCttccttactcttgactaaacccgccGTGTCACATAAAATgtatgtgaacggatcaagtgttTAGGTGAATATACTCTACTTAGTAAATACTCTAATAGATGGTTATTCGAAAATGAAGGATGTTAGTTTCAGTATGAGATaaacaaatcatcaaaaagGCAAAGTCAATATTGTTAGAAACGAAGATATTGTCGGGAACGGAAATATgattcgtatcgaaaatataaatattgccggaaacgaagatattgctgaaaaagaaaatattgtttgtatcggaaatattattggaagtagaaattgaaggaaataatgcccttggtccaagtttgcatttatgcatttaatgctatgtctaataaatgtggtccagtgttaattaaacaagttaacaattcagtgagatcgagtgaactgaatgtctagctagaggccgcttcagttcaagtggaattaataataataatcaacaacttactcttgactgaacacgTAGGGTCGCACAAAAAGTACGTGAACAGaccaagtatttaagtgaatatattattcattaaagtactctatttatgatcattcggaaatgacggatctcggttccagtgggagctgaaattgtcaaaaggcaaagtaaagaatattctGGAAATGAAGATGTTgctagaaacggaaatatggttcatgacggaaatataaatattatccaagtcgtagatgttgccggaaacggaaacatggttcgtatcgaaaaatattatcggaaatagaaatattgccggaaacggaaatattaccggaatcataaatattgtcggaataggaaatgccgaaatcggaaatattaacggaaacgtaaacgttgttcgaaacggaaataaattccggaatcggaaaatgaatcggaagcacgacgagcgacaagccggcaagggAGTTGGCCCATCACTCGACGAGCAAGGGTTGTACGCACAACGCTAGGCACAAGGCCCATCGCCAACTCCAAGCACAAAGACCCAGCGGCCAGTGCCAGCGCTGACATTGTGCGATGGGCCAGCAACAAGCAATGGGCCAGCAACGACCGGCAAGGCACAAGCAGCACAACAGCGGGCCGAAGGCCAACAGTGAGGCTCTCTTGGGCCTGGCCaggcgcgcgcgccagcgtggGCCTTCGTGGCTTCGTTGGTGGCGTTCTTCTTGTGCACCAAGACTTGTAAGATTACTTAGGTGCCAAGTAATTTGGACCTTAAGTATAGTTTTCCTActtctactaaaattagataGTTAGGATTAGATTCAAACACTAGGTGTTTAATTAATCCtatgattctaattaattataatcctgATAAGATTAGTAATTGgtatcctagtagaactctaattctctatttcctactctataaatatgtgattagcattcacaatttatacaacTCATAAAATATACTTTACATAGactgtgttcaagggagaacacaattcatagcctaacccgagtgcataaaaccttagtgaatagttggttgaacctaaggcggatccggacgtgctgttgactatctacggaggggcgacacttggagctctaaagacttgttcttgtttggttcgggagtagctagggaaggcacgcatcacattgtatataccctaaattatgctaattgacaatgtgacaattaatttggattcctggctttatggtttttctgcatgaattatattgtttatattgttcataacctaacagaaataatgtcggaaacgaaaatattgctggaaatggaaatattgtagGAATCGAACATATTGTAGGAATCATAAATATTGTcgaaaacgaaaatattattcgaatcagaaatattaccggaattaaAGAACGAATTAGAAACGCGAAGCTCTATCTATGAGCCGGAAGCACTCTCCAAAAGTCGCGTGCATCACAACTCATGGACGAAGCAAGCCCACGAGCTCGCCGCAAGGCAATCCCATGGGCGTGCCATGAGCAGCGCCAACCAAGGGCCAGCAAAAAGCCTGACCAGCGAGCATGGGCCGGCGAGCAAGCAAGCAACGCCAGCCCGCGGCACGCAAGGCCAACCAAGCGCAGTGCAAACGCACAACAATGCAGCGCGCGCGTGAGCCATCCCATCGGCACAACAACCCGCTAGCAAACTTGGGCGCCACGTTTACTTGCCGTGCAAGTAACTTGGGCTACAAGTAATTCCAATCGGTTAGGTTGTTTCTGTTAGGGATCTATGCAAGTTTCCTAATCTACCTAAAGTGTTAGTTTCCTAAACCTAATGTTATTAGGGTTTTGGAAATTCTAGAGTTTTCTGGTGtgctataaataattaaatataggCCTATGGCCATATTATTCACACGTGAGTTTCACACCTTTTTCTATCATCAAAAGTGAGATCCCGAATTAATCTATACCTTATACTGAGATTCTAAGCTAATCGAATTAAGGCGGATTCGAACATATTGTGGATtactacggaggggcgacatgcATTTGGAGTCcttatacttgttcttgttcggttcaggagcaGCAAGGGTAGACACGCATCATAAAGTATGTATCCCAAATTATGTTGATTGACTATGTGAATTTTACATGGATTCTGGCATTATAGGTATATTCCGCAATGCgattagattgttcataacctaacattcggTTGTAGTTTGTGACTCTATTGTAATACAAGACGTTTGTACTATTTATTATGCATACGTTTTGTGATACAAGGTTCTTATTTTTAATTAGTATTTGGGTAGCTTC contains:
- the LOC110790481 gene encoding uncharacterized protein translates to MLPLVNSRISLEGYEEYLNLKGANSPNIEGLLEDKSQHFDFTNDSKQRPPTHDVSAFLHLFLQSAKISAYQLVFSYVLEAIISALTPKRKKKKIISCLKSLESPEEYLNRKEPRTPKTEGHLEDNQHCDSTKGSCQEPTTNAAFASSNSKKSKYSYDGFEDICEHFYPSELIQDVFPEGLLLAQSIYCAKTALAFYNNEHGTKYKLVEPLSSGRLMECGMRFHCNFTAAKFKRDGSRTGQPKLFFANFESFNKKIRNIWCYIIDPAKAFFMCCEDCPPDLATVSRDLLVCTLCY